From Alligator mississippiensis isolate rAllMis1 chromosome 1, rAllMis1, whole genome shotgun sequence:
GACCTGTTCTTCAAGGTGTCCTTTTTCCACCTCCACACTTTTCAGTTGGGACTGTAACTCCTCGTTCTCTCTCACCCTGGTCTCTAACTCCTTTTCCAGGAACAGGTTTCGCTCGTGGAGTGCCTTGTATCTTGCCCTCCATGCTGCCATTTCCCTCTGCATCTCTtgcagtttctcttctctctgtctgCTCCTTTTGGCCTCTTCTGCCATAAGCCGTTCTAGCGCTCGAgttctctctgcctctgctgcaatcaggcacctaATTTCTTTAGagcctccctcttttttcccTGCTTGTACTCGCTGTTCTAATCCAGCGGCCTTTGCCTCAGCTTGTTCCTTCTGGGCTTGGGCTACCTCTAGCTCCCAGTCCAGCTGTGCAATTTTTTCTTCTAATTCACTCACCCGTAATAGCCAGGCAAAATTCTCTTGTTTTAGGCTCTCTGTGTCCTCTATTCCTGCCATGGTTCTACTCTCGTCCTAGACCAGACCCAACATCTTCCCTTCTACGTCTTTTAACAGCAGTCTCTCCTTTGATCTGGGCTTGCCTCAGATTTTAAAAGCCTGAAGGCATTTTGAGCCCTAGGGCACATATGCAGGAAGCCTGAGGACACTCCAGGCtcttgtgtccccctgggcaggccacaacCTGTGTgcgccagcctgcctgcacctcagcaccactgcctggcaccacacTGCCATACAGCTGCCAGAACCTCACTGTCCAGGCTTCCAGGATTCTGCATGCTGCCAAAGCCTCTGGCCAGGCCTGTCAACCCTCAAGCCTAGCTTCAAACATCTTCTGGCCAGCAAGACATGCTCTACCTGTCTGCAGCACACCCCCAgtagcctgcccagagcctgcacatGCTTCAGGGCATTGCCTCTGCTGCCCACTGCCAGTCCCATGCCGTGCCCCTCTACTGGGTACTGCTCAGGCccggcagcacagggacagctgcatgggACCCAGAGAGCCAGTGTGGCATCCCCAGTGGCGTCTTCCTTGCCCACGCGATCCTGGCCTGGGCAGTGCAGGCTGTGGATGATGACCGCCAGGTGCTGGAAACCATTCTGTCCCTGGCAGTTTCCTTCATggtgccagctgcctggccccgaccctagccccacttcccccctggcagctgcccaccacccagcagcaggcccccgcCCGACTGTAGGACACTCTGCCCTGGACCCCACCCTGTGTCCACCGCCACCTGGTACCCCTACCTGGGCCCAACCCCGTCACTCAGCCCACTTCcatgcaggcaggaggggagccGGCATGGCTACACGCCTTGCTTCCACCTGCCCCATTGGCCGGAGCTGCACACCactgggtggcagcacctgcGTGAGCCACGAACACCccgagcacctgctgctgctgctagcaccAGAGCTGTGCGCCATAGGGAGAgttcctccaccctccctcacaccccacaaatgccctGTGTCCCCACAACAccccacatatatatatacacacttcccaacataccctattgcccccccacacacacattgcaCCATACACACGCACCCACCCACAGCCACACTCCAcactccccacacacaatatataacAGTACGACTTCATTCTTGAGCTATTACACAATTACCTCCATAGAGTATAtgaacacaaatcaggacaaaaatattttttgttataaaattaaaatacactatagtaggtgtttgacttttagtatataatttgggtttttttctggttaaaaggtggcaaccctcccctcccaaaaggcatatttctgggggggcaagggaaggaacttctggtggcaaaggttagagGTTTCACAGTGGGActtcaagatggcaaccaggggacagggcacctgttaaggggcagggTACCCTTGCaaccagggaagatcttagaaaagtttatcaaagaggccatccttaatggactggccgacgccaacatcttaagggatagccagcacgggtttgttgcgggtaggtcttgcttgaccaatctcatttccttctacgaccaggtcacctatcacctggacaagggagaagagattgatgtcgtatatcttgacttcaaaaaagcctttgacctggtttcccataatcacctcttagagaaactggccaattgtcgccttgggtcctccatgatccactggctggaaaactagctggaagtcactcatcgtggtgtcctgtgaccagtggggtcccccaaggctctgtccttggacccatactgttcaacatcttcattaatgatgtggacactggagtcagaagtggactggccaagttcgccgatgacaccaaactttggggaaaagcatccacaccagaagacaggcaggtgatccaggctgacctggacaggctcagcaagtgggcggacgagattctgatggtgttcaacgccaataaatgcaaggttctccaccttgggaagaaaaacccgcagcatccttataggctcggcagtgctatgttggccaacactatgcaagaaagagacttgggggtcatcattgaccacaagatgaacatgagcttgcagtgcgatgctgcggctagtaaagcgaccaaaacgctggcttgcatccatagatgcttctcaagcaaatcccgggatgtcattctccccttgtacttggccttagtgaggccacagctggagtactgcgtccagttttgggctccacaattcaaaaaggatgtggagaagcttgagagagtccagagaagagccacgcgcatgatcagaggtcagggaagcagaccctacgatgacaggctgagagccctggggctctttagcctggaaaagcacaggctcaggtgtgatctggtggccacctataagtttatcggggtgaccaccagtatctgggggaacatttgttcaccagagcaccccaagggatgacatctaggtcaaatggtcataaactactacaagaccgtttcaggctggacataaggaagaatttctttactgtccgagcccccaaggtctggaacagcctgccaccggaggtggttcaagcgcccacattgaacaccttcaagagcaaactggatgctcatcttggtgggatcctatgaacccggctgacttcctgccctttgggcagggggctggactcgatgatcttctgaggtcccttccagccctaatgtctatgaaatctatgaaaccctctacagctcactaaaactcgttaagcggccctccagccgaaataattgcctaccccggCTCCACgtagttggtccaacaaaaaataccaccctaagaaatccttgctacttgcataatttctggatcatcacTGCTACAACATCAGTGTTATGCTACCAAACCATTAATACATAAGTGTTCAGATACCATGATGACCAGTACAGTTGAGGAAGCTGCTTCGCTTAAAATCAGGCCCTTCTTATATAGGCTCAAGTTGGGCATTCAAAAACAGTTGCCATTTTGGAAAGTGCTATagttcccatttaaaaaaagatttatttaatTTGATGAGCAAAATTCAGTCGGCTGTAAAACGAATAAATTCTATTACTTGAATTTGTGCCTATGTGGTCATGGTGTTTTCTTTGATTGATGCCTGATAGATTGACCTGATTTATTAAAGCTTTCTTGAAACTGGAGTCCAACAAACTAGCTATGTAACAGAAAAAATTCTGTccagttttttatatatatacagttACCAGATCAGCTTTTGGATTTGAAAGGAAATCTAAAAGTAATAGAAATTCAAAATCATAATATAAACAATATACTTATTTAAAGTGTCAACTATTGTATTTACTTATACCTAAATATCCCTTTCCATTTTTGTCTGTATGTTAAAATGAATCATTTCTTTATTGCAGATAAAACAGGAAAAGTTGTATCTACAAAATTTTTTGACATGTGGGAAGGAGGTGAGAACAGATCAGAGTATTGAATTGATGACTAAAGGTGGCATAGAGGCTCTTGTAGATACTCTGCTATTCAGAAGCGATTTGTTTCTAATTGGGTTATTATATAGATTGTATGCAAGAGAGAACACAATTTTTAAGAAagtaagtccttttttttttttaaagagggctgATGTATACAAATTAAATATGAATGGGGCTTGGGTCTCACTCTTGAAACAAACTAAATTTGggtttataaatatatatgtatttttaacaCTTGTAACAGTTAAGCAAACTAACCTGAGATCCTAGGCAGTCCTGGAGAGCATAAAGCTGTCATGGACTGTATCTGTGATCTTGCAACAACAGAAAAATGCATGCAACTACAGGTGACATCTTTGGGGAGAATCATCTGAATAGTTTTGTGTACCGTGCTTAGACTCTAAGCTCTTCAGGCTGGTGGCAGGGCCTTTATATGATCTGTAAAACTCTCAGCATGTGTCTGGGCATTGgaaaagcaataaataaataccAGTGCAGTATAGTTTGGTGCCACAAATCAGCTGCCTTCAAATGCTACCTTCTTTCTTAAAGAAATAAAACCTCAAGCTTGCTCTTTGATTGTGTTAGGATGCATGTTTCAGCTCAAAAATTAGTAGACTAGCACCAGAAATCATTACACTATGAAACACTGTAGCAGTGACTCGTACTGGGGATGCTTATACCTTGATATGTCTGTAAGTGTGACATGTTTTTGAGGTACATATAGGAAACAGAAGAACAGAATCTGTGGTATCTATGTACAGATGTTTTTGGATGTAAACATTTAAGAAGTAgtgatttgatttcttttttctgtctaTTCCTTGTGAACTCTGGGTAGTGTTGATCAACTTGTATTTTCACTTCTATCATTGAGAGCTGAAGGCCATCAGTATTCACTTGGGATTGGGTCCTTTGGATGCAAACAAGAGAATTATCTTTCTAAATTAAAATTAGTAACTCCTTTGCTTTTATCTTTTGAATAAGCAAAATtagaaataatagaaataaaTTGAATGTAATAGGAAGGAGATAATGTACATCTTGTGAGTAGATATCCAGGTAATGAAAAATTATTTGTCTGGTATCAGCAGACTTTTCTGGAGAGATGACAGCTTTCATTAAAGACGCACCTCAGGGGTCACTTCTCTTGATGGTGACCCATGATGATGGAAGTGCCAGGTAAGCAAGCAATACATTCTAACCCAGCTAGAATAATCAAAAGTTTGAAATTCAGAATTGCATACTTTTGGAAAGGGAAACTTTACATACCTTGATGTAGAAGCATGTTTAATCTCCTACCTTAATTCTTAGTGTCCACTTAATGGTTGCCTGTATGACACACATTGAACTTCTCAAAGATTCTCAGGCTAGCTCAAGACCTGAAATTTGCTGTACCCAGCAGCGGTGCTCCCAAACACATTGTGATGCTCCATACACGCTACTATCTAGGCCTGCGCGAAGCAGCAAgcattcgcttcggatttggatttggctgattcggaggacagcgatttgattcagagattcaaatcactgtcccgattagatttggccgaatcggaTCCAAAAGACTTGGTGCCACttcagaaattcagccatagactaaacaggcagctgacagctgcctccagctggtaagtctgttggagttGGGGGACAGGAGAACGAAGAGGActaagggattggggctggggctggggctgggccaagctgcccagccggggtggggggccgCAGTActtggagaggggagcagggggcatgcaatgtgggtgcagcagtgctcagattgggggctatgccctgctgctgcttgcctagctggggggagtggtggggaaCAGGAGGTGGGCACGGCTTGCTCtgagcagaagggggcaagctgtagcagggcatagccccccacTTCCAGCACTACCATGCCTGcaatgttccccctccccccatgctacCTGagcaagcaacagcagggcatagcccctgtgctgccatgcccacatcagcactgggagtggggactcttccctgccaccactttccaGCTGGCGCAGCGGGGTGGGaggtgctgctgcttgcccagccagcgcagcagggcatgggatgcaggcatggcagtgctgggggcggggtctatgccttgctgctgcttgcccccttctatCCGGagctgttgacactggatttggacccagcactGTACCTTTGTCCCAGGTGGGCagaaccctcagactgaccacaacacctgccagttgataatgggcaaatttattgatacagagtaagaacaaaaaagcaacaatacaaacaatcaaacaattctatatccaccaatcctagggctgtcatcagagtcaaagtacatctggtcaggatgcaggcttcactctgaggctgtctctcTTGAGTGGAATGCTGAGACCCACAggccccctccagtggggtgcatgagatgggcttcTGGTATGCCCTCAGTCCATGGTGACTTTGGGGATCCTTTCTGGGGGacagagatggggatggggacccctctcagggagcaagatgggcagggatgagaaggaacagggagggaccctttgttgaTCTCAAGTCGctgcttttgtattctctgtGGCAAAagaccacctctgtttctccccaaaaactctgctctgtgacaatttagttaggatgggccctgcagagggtacacgcCTTACCCTATCTcgttaggtaacctgagctgagctggatacattcttgagagagggagaaaacctgctccctctgcctatgtgactggcatcacatacttgggtgaggggcttgggctctcTAGTGGTCTAGAGattgccagtctgcccagcaaccagtgatgcatttcaaattggttggctggcaacCAACAGgttctggcctccattggaccaggtaaatgaggtcataagggctatataagttaagcagcagtagccatgatgaaaactaagagagagagagagagaagagctggaccatctgaaacttctctctctcaaaactcctgatcaatgaactgcctgcctctggatgatacttgtgagtaagctatctgagatctaactagatatatagcttgcagaaactcagatgcgtgattaaaggctaccccagccacactgtttgctctatgggatttctctgatactattcaactctgtaccctagtccaaccctactcctcgtaaccaataaagttctccttcgtacctagcatgggagacttattgggagtgagattatgccttggggtccccttggttcggctaagggagaccactacttgtgcttctgactgagggaagcaccgcAAGTTCTTAAAGTGAGTCAAATACCCTCGaaggctactaggcctgtgtttcccaggggacaccaTGCCAGAATCAAGCCCGACTCTGGGGGGTGGCAGCTGTACTCctaggctagcgggtgtgctccagccagatgtgaggcgccccccagggaggcactagGAGCCTGGAaagtggttgggcacagtgaggtgggtggctcagcacaggagcaccccctactggcccgccacattctccttcccccttgatgactcctgatgactcttcatccatgggtatttctggttggttgtctctctgtggtcacacgaCCACGTAGCCttccgggccttctcctaatttggtctgtcccccaaaactgggacttaggcccctctgctctctgaggccttgttgctggtgttacttatcttgtgttatgggacagtatggtacatacttctttggttccccGGCTATTTCCTAGACCATGtgtccttgttggccttgttgtgctagacagcccatctacttccagggccatgagaagctgtgtgtgtgtatcccaagctctttagaaatccatttaacccccactgcccatcttgaccccttataatgcatatatctatatgtatctaATATAGGTATATAtgcattttttatatatatatatatatatatatatatatattataagccagttcccaaaaaacagacctttaaataccatttctaagccaacaggaGCAAGCTGTGCTcacatcccacccctccccaccctggctgggcaagcggcagcagggcgtAGACTCCACTCCGGGTACTGCCATGcccgcatcccatgccccccaccccagctgggcagcttgtcccagccccaatccctccctcccccataccccttccctttccccccaccaaccccaacagacttaccagatagatgcagctgtgtcagctgcctgtttagcctatggccaaatcacaaaatcttttaattggtctgccgattcaatttggattcagtatccaaattgggccaaatctccgaatggaatcagctactgaagcttcacacaaccctactgctACATGACCAGCAGCATCAAAGCCACATATATATGGCACTGAGAACAGGCAGACTGGTGCTGATGAGCATGGTAAATAAGTCTGTCCTCAGCACCTTGTGGACACAGCTACAGTTTCCACCTGGCTGGTAGCACAGCCAGAGCCATGTGGTATGTTTGAGGGCACTCCTACTGGGTATGGTACACGGCCTTAGATTCCACTGTATATCTTCAAAGATACAAAAAATTCAGAATCCTTGACATGGATCCAGTTTTTTGATAACAGATAATTGTAACTAACTGGTAACAACAATCTTCCATTGCAATAGGATCCCTAATTCCAGTTATAGTAATGCATCTATTCTGTATCCTTCCACATGCCTTAACTTGATTCTTtcaattttttcagtttttagttTGGGAAATTTAAACCCAGAGTATATTATATTAAATATGTAGTTCTTAGAGGTAACGCTTTTTAGCTACATATTCAGAGAATATACTGGGAAACCAGGCAAAATGTCAGTCACTATTGTTTGTCACAGATTCTCCCCTCTGTTCCTCCTTTGAAACTCAAACAGTGAGTCTGCACAGGTGTAGTAGGGGTGAAGCTTGGCTATGGGAATGTGATGGCACGTTAGTAGAGAGCTCTTCAGTGGAAAGATACAGAAAGCTTTAGAAAACTCTCCACTGATAGATCAACAGAAATAGCAAAGTAAAATATTGACATGGTATCCTTCCTTATGCCATTTCTTATGTGACCTTCTTCATGTTATTTTTAAAGCTGTACATTTGAAAGATCTCTGTGCTAAATACTTTAATTTATCTAGATTGAAAGATGATGGGAAAAAAGCAATAGAAGAGCTGGGCAGTAAAGAAATAAGGAACATGAAGTTCAGGTCAAGCTGGGTCTTCATAGCTGCCAAAGGTTTCAAGTTACCAGATAATATTGAGAAAGAAaaggttggttttgttttgttgtctagtttgggttgggtttttttattttaaatgtaatatccACAACACTATGATGTCCTACTTCAACTTCTTTCTGGAAACAAATATCCGAAAGTGACTGGTGATTTAGGGAGTCTTGATTCTCAGAAGAAAAAAGCTCAGCACTGTATGTAAATTAGGACCTCTTATTAAAATGTCTCAAGTTGGGTTCCTGGGCTTAAAGATGCAGAAATCACAAGTGGggtttgaaaatgttggcttcAGAGTTCAGGAAGAATTTAAGTGGTCATTTGTGTATCAGAATTACTATTCGCAGCAGAGATGTTCTGTTTTGTATGCTCCTTCCAACACAATAACTATGTTTCTGTATTACAAGGAGACAGAAGAAATTGATTAACCTAATCAGTGTTCCCTTTTCTAAACGTTCCATTTTATAAAAGCAGATGGACAGTATGTAGATTGCTGTTTTTTCCAGAATGCTCTTGAGAGCTGCTTACCAATACCATACACCTACAGTGAAAACATACCATCATTGGTTCTGTGTTATAACATCTTTCCCAGAAATAAAGCATTTTGCAGAATGATTATAGAACTGGTGGAAGACTACTGCCAGATAAAATAAGCAACGTACCAAGTTTCTCTGTTAGTTTCAAgccctcctctttttctctccttctacCCTCTGTTTTACTAAGACCTGAATTTTGTCAAAGTAGTGATGTTAGCTGGTAAATAAAATGAATattgatgtttttgttttttaaaagatcaaCCATTCTGACAACAGGAAGAACCGATACAGCGGCTGGCCAGCTGAAATCCAGATAGAAGGTTGTATCCCAGACAACCTGATCTGAACTTATTTGTGACTTTATTAGGAAAATCTCTGAACATCACCTGTAAAATATGCAAAATTTTAACCATGTTTTCTCTAGAAGTTGTATTATATTTCATGACTGGTCTTAAACAAATGCATATTTCAATAACAGGCATAGATTAAATAATTCCAGACAAGAAAATGATGTACAGTATGATGCACAGTAGGTATGTCTAAAAATGTCAGGATTAGCAGAATGACTCAATGcagtctgttttgtttcattttctttaaatgaGTTGTACTTTGCACTAGTCTTCAGAAGGAAACCAAAgaattgtgttttatattttaacacaGAATCACTTGCAataaacagatttttattttgacGTAGTAGTAATTTTTTATCATCTGAGAGAAAATAATGAATTGCCCTTATCTCAGCACATCTTTGAGATGGATAATTATCCCATGTTAACAACCCAAGGATAAATTGCTTGATTCATCTAGAAGAGTTCTATGCAGGTAACCTGTACATTTCTGTTTTGTTGGCCTGCTGTTCCCTTGTCCTTAACTCATCAACTGAAAAATTGTTCAAAGTATAAATGTTGTGTAACTTTTCGGATACACATGTTAACTGTTTTGTTCATAGAATCACTCAAAGGTAGGCCTGGAATGGTTCACACGATATTTAGTTGATACCCCTGTTGTGAGACAGAATGAAGTGTACATAGTTAAGTGGTCATACATGTGTACTTAATGAGGGATTAACCAAGTGGTGCCTCACCTATCaggacccacaggctggatgaatagcATGGACTTAGGGCCCCTGTGTCACCTGGCCCCTGGGGCTGAAGTTTTGCCATAgcaacattaattgctgcagctcccaAAACTGCAGCAgccactcctcccaccaccaaatttctagcCATGTGGATGCTTTACAGGCCAGGAAACGTGGCTGTATGCTCCAAATCTgatctgcagggctccccacaggtctagaaatttggtggcagggcaaGCAATGCCAGCGTTAATTGTAGTACCTCAAgaagctgcagcaattaacactgctacctTATGCCTTCCCATCAAATTTCCAGATTCATGGGAAGTCTCATGTGCCACATGACATAGCTTCATGGGCCCtgtttggcctgtgggctgtatcttggTCACCACCCGTCCAACCTGTTCAAAATAATCAGTGTTGATCAGCATTCCAGAACCACTCTAGGAAGTCTGCTTCGATGTTTCAATGCCCtaatagacattttttttcctcacatCTAATCTGACTCTCCTTCACTGCCAATTAAGCCAAGTACGTATACTACTCAAGTATGTCTTGTcctgatgctgatgcacatggAGAACAAATGAGAGCTGTTCTCTTCATAACAACCATTTAAGCAATGGAAGACTTACCATGGACTTCCTTAGTCTTCTCTTTCTAGATTAAACAAAGTCCATTCTgagagcatctacacgtgctattaaggcaaagcaataaactctggcccTTACTGTGCCAGAGTATATTGTTCCTGGGCATCACATTTACACATGGGCCTGGAtcctcagcacattgagcctgatTGGAGCAGCCTTGGTGGTTAGGAAGCCTAGGGGGGACAGGGAgagtcagcctaccagcccagggctgctgtgacccagctcaacatgctgtggaggggctggctggggcacggggaCATTTcgtgtggggctagctgggaggcagcccctacactgaaacaccctcatgcttCAGCCAACCACTTCAGTGTCTATGTGTGCAGTGCTGCGGATTAAAAatctccacagcaggatagtacttgtatttacaagtactatcctgctgtggagttgattagtttcctgcaccctaatagggctgcatgtgtagatgtgaaatgtttactgcagagctaattagtctactccacagtaaacatctcatgtacatgCGCCTTCCTTTAACTTAGTTCAAAGCTCATGTTTTTTGAAGCTGTTATTCTTGTTCCCCTCTGATCTGTCTCTTATAAGACTCCTACTGTCTTATTTGTGTGTCTTAAagtgtgatgcccaaaactgggcatAACAGTGCAGTTACTGGGTATAGTATATCAGTTTGGGATCTACGAAAACCCCCTACGCCTGCCcatatctgcttatctcctcacagtTCCCATAAAACACTTCAAAGGATTTCACGGCACTCCAAAGTGTCCTGGTACCCTGTTTGTGAATCATTGCTTTAGCTGATCcttggaggtcctttccaatcccaggaTCCCATGATTAATGAAAATGCCAAGGAATCTGTCTTGGATCCAGTACTATGAACTACCACTCAGTATGTCTTCCCAGTCTGACAGCTAACCAGAGATAACTACTCTTCAAAGATTATTCTCAACCATTTGGGAGCCCATCTTCTATTATTTTCATTTAGAacgtatttccttagcttgtaaGAATGTTATGTGGTAGGGGGACCATTGCCgagagccttgctaaaatcaaaacATATCATATTCTCTGCTGCTTATCCACTAAACAGGTTAtcctgtcaaagaaggaaattggAGCAATTTGACATGATTTGCCCTTAGCAAATCTGTTGGCTATGTCTTATCACCATATCATCCTCTAGCTGCTCAGAAATTGATTTTTTAATAATATGATACACTATCCAGCTGGCTCTTAGTCACTTTTCTGTTTACTTGCTTCTATTGCCTCTTTGTATGTTGCTCATTTGGACTGTAAGCTTCACAGGTCAGGGATTGTAGAGGTCTGTGTCTGGAAGACAAACATAAATATGTTGACATGACACACACAATGTAGAAAATTCAGCTGAACCAGTGTACCACCTGCTCAATCTGGCCCACTTCCTGTAGCTTGTTCAATGAAATTTTCCACTAGATGTGTAATGAAGATAGGACTAAGCTATAGGATAAAAGACTTGCTAGTAGTCATGTGTTGCTCTAGTGGCAGACATGGAGAAGTCTTCATGACCACTATGTTGTAAGTATATTGGATGATGAGCTGGCAGGATAGAAAGTTAgattgtttttgtgtgtgtgtgtttaaccTGGTCTTGGATGCCTGCTTCAGGGTTTGGAGACAGTTTTCTGAAGTAATGAAGGTACAGCAGATGACgatttagagcagtggtgtcCCATCTTTTTGCTGcatgggccagatgagcagtGGTCTGTCTATAGGCTGGATCCGGTCAGTGGATTCAATCCGGTGCAAGGGGCATGCAGGGCCCAAGCCTAATCTTGCCATGCCAAGTAGACAGGGGCCAGGCCaaggcctgatccagctgtgtgGTGGGTCAGCACAGCCTAGTCCTGATCTGGATGCAGGGAGGGGGTTCTCCCAGGCGTGACCCAGCTACATGCAGTGatgcagcctggccccaatcAGGCCAGAAGATATGAGGTGTCCTGAGGCCAATCTAGCTGCATAGCAAAGGCTTGGGCCCAGTCCAGCCAACAGGGAGGGTGGTGTCTTGGCGCTGATCTGGCAGTGTGagatttgggaatttggcagccagggaggggtggcagcattCATTGCCACtcttcccctgctaccaaatttcctgacccttggggagccccatgggctaaaTGTCATGGTGCTGCAGACAGGATTTGACTCACAGGCcagag
This genomic window contains:
- the FAM3B gene encoding protein FAM3B isoform X3, which encodes MRPVAGNLVKLSGLMLASGCAWYLGYVFADIIPEDTVSIAIQNLQNIGERPVIKAPLPKRQKCDHWSPCAPRSYAYRLLSGGGKEKMAKICFEDELLISEQRGNVGRGINIAIVNYKTGKVVSTKFFDMWEGADFSGEMTAFIKDAPQGSLLLMVTHDDGSARLKDDGKKAIEELGSKEIRNMKFRSSWVFIAAKGFKLPDNIEKEKINHSDNRKNRYSGWPAEIQIEGCIPDNLI
- the FAM3B gene encoding protein FAM3B isoform X4 — encoded protein: MRPVAGNLVKLSGLMLASGCAWYLGYVFADIIPEDTVSIAIQNLQNIGERPVIKAPLPKRQKCDHWSPCAPRSYAYRLLSGGGKEKMAKICFEDELLISEQRGNVGRGINIAIVNYKTGKVVSTKFFDMWEGDFSGEMTAFIKDAPQGSLLLMVTHDDGSARLKDDGKKAIEELGSKEIRNMKFRSSWVFIAAKGFKLPDNIEKEKINHSDNRKNRYSGWPAEIQIEGCIPDNLI
- the FAM3B gene encoding protein FAM3B isoform X1, with product MRPVAGSELRDLVKLSGLMLASGCAWYLGYVFADIIPEDTVSIAIQNLQNIGERPVIKAPLPKRQKCDHWSPCAPRSYAYRLLSGGGKEKMAKICFEDELLISEQRGNVGRGINIAIVNYKTGKVVSTKFFDMWEGADFSGEMTAFIKDAPQGSLLLMVTHDDGSARLKDDGKKAIEELGSKEIRNMKFRSSWVFIAAKGFKLPDNIEKEKINHSDNRKNRYSGWPAEIQIEGCIPDNLI
- the FAM3B gene encoding protein FAM3B isoform X2, with the protein product MRPVAGSELRDLVKLSGLMLASGCAWYLGYVFADIIPEDTVSIAIQNLQNIGERPVIKAPLPKRQKCDHWSPCAPRSYAYRLLSGGGKEKMAKICFEDELLISEQRGNVGRGINIAIVNYKTGKVVSTKFFDMWEGDFSGEMTAFIKDAPQGSLLLMVTHDDGSARLKDDGKKAIEELGSKEIRNMKFRSSWVFIAAKGFKLPDNIEKEKINHSDNRKNRYSGWPAEIQIEGCIPDNLI